A window of Ignavibacteriales bacterium contains these coding sequences:
- a CDS encoding M1 family metallopeptidase, whose protein sequence is MKTPLNFIFSSFLFLFLIAFGGIRSQIIFSQPLSPRIANYEITVKLDADKKMLNGKEILRWKNTSPGIISELQLHLYLNAFKNTNSTFMKESGGQLRGIGIDKYDEKSWGWIDILSMKRKDGNDLTKNIKFIQTDDNNKDDQTVISVALDKPLKPNEEIQLEINFNAKLPKIFARTGYADNYFLIGQWFPKIGVYEYPGIRYAEKGGWNCHQFHANSEFYADFAVFDVNITVPSSFIVGAVGVLQSKINNGYGTATHHYRAEDVVDFAWTASPKFKIVNDQWQNVKIKVMLQPEHFAQADRHVKAVKYALDYFDKYLGKYPYTTITVVDPPLNGFGSGGMEYPTFITAGTLWGLPEGIKLPEIVTIHEFGHNYFMGLLASNEFEEAFLDEGFNQYFETRIMNFAYGEKTSAINLFGFKMGDFEFTRQGYVGMKNPKIAEIYRKSWEYKNGGYGSLTYNKTAVMLKTLEGLVGIETMNEIMKTYYERWKFKHPCVKDFIAIANEVVIKKHGRKFGDNMNWYFDQVLYGSDICDYKVGSISNQQIEKPNGIFDENGKKKFVKGQTEENMYKSSVVVYRSGEVKLPVEVLITFNDGKKIVENWNGQARTYEFEYKGKSKIVSAQLDPFYKIPLDVNVVNNSLTTEPESGVFEKYTAKLLFWFENVLLTASMLF, encoded by the coding sequence GAAAGGAAATTTTGCGCTGGAAAAATACTTCCCCGGGTATAATAAGTGAACTTCAGCTTCATCTTTATCTTAATGCATTCAAAAATACCAACTCAACGTTTATGAAAGAATCCGGCGGACAACTACGTGGAATAGGTATTGATAAGTATGATGAAAAATCTTGGGGTTGGATCGATATTCTTTCGATGAAAAGAAAAGATGGAAACGATCTGACAAAAAATATCAAATTCATTCAGACAGATGACAACAACAAAGATGATCAAACAGTTATTTCTGTTGCGCTTGATAAACCGCTGAAACCAAATGAAGAGATTCAACTTGAAATAAATTTCAACGCGAAACTTCCTAAAATATTTGCACGTACAGGGTATGCCGATAATTATTTTTTAATCGGTCAATGGTTTCCAAAGATTGGTGTGTATGAATATCCCGGAATTCGTTATGCTGAAAAAGGAGGATGGAACTGTCATCAGTTTCATGCTAACTCCGAGTTTTATGCGGACTTCGCTGTGTTCGATGTAAACATTACTGTCCCATCATCATTCATTGTAGGCGCTGTTGGAGTACTTCAATCGAAAATAAATAATGGCTATGGAACCGCAACTCATCACTATAGAGCAGAAGACGTTGTGGATTTTGCATGGACAGCTTCGCCAAAATTTAAAATTGTAAATGATCAATGGCAGAATGTAAAAATAAAAGTGATGCTTCAGCCGGAACATTTCGCACAAGCAGATCGCCACGTCAAAGCAGTAAAATACGCACTCGATTACTTTGATAAATACTTGGGAAAGTATCCTTACACAACAATTACTGTTGTTGATCCGCCGCTTAACGGATTTGGTTCTGGCGGAATGGAATACCCGACATTTATTACTGCGGGAACTCTTTGGGGATTACCAGAAGGAATAAAACTGCCGGAAATTGTAACTATTCATGAGTTTGGACATAATTATTTTATGGGACTGCTTGCCTCGAATGAATTTGAAGAGGCGTTTCTTGATGAGGGTTTCAACCAATATTTTGAAACGCGAATAATGAATTTTGCTTACGGTGAAAAAACTTCAGCAATAAATCTTTTTGGTTTTAAGATGGGAGATTTTGAATTTACTCGGCAGGGTTACGTTGGGATGAAAAATCCGAAGATAGCAGAGATATATCGTAAATCGTGGGAATATAAAAATGGCGGATATGGAAGTTTAACATACAACAAAACTGCCGTAATGTTGAAAACACTTGAAGGATTAGTTGGTATTGAAACAATGAATGAAATTATGAAAACATATTATGAACGGTGGAAATTCAAACATCCGTGCGTAAAAGATTTTATTGCTATTGCAAATGAAGTCGTAATAAAAAAACATGGAAGAAAATTTGGAGATAACATGAACTGGTATTTTGATCAGGTGCTTTATGGAAGCGATATTTGTGATTACAAAGTGGGTTCAATTTCCAACCAGCAAATTGAAAAGCCAAATGGAATATTCGACGAGAATGGAAAGAAAAAATTTGTGAAAGGACAAACAGAAGAAAATATGTACAAATCTTCTGTTGTTGTTTACCGCTCCGGTGAGGTAAAGCTGCCTGTTGAGGTTTTAATTACATTCAATGATGGGAAAAAAATTGTAGAGAACTGGAATGGACAAGCCCGTACATACGAGTTTGAGTATAAAGGTAAAAGTAAAATTGTCTCAGCACAGTTGGATCCTTTTTACAAAATTCCGCTCGATGTGAATGTTGTCAATAACAGTTTAACTACGGAACCGGAATCCGGAGTGTTTGAAAAATACACCGCTAAACTTTTGTTCTGGTTCGAAAATGTATTGCTAACAGCTTCAATGTTGTTCTAA